The genomic DNA TGAGTTTAGCTGCCCGACTCCAGTTGACTGCCTGATGTTGATGGTGACTGTAAACGGATGAAATAGAAGTGAAGAGAATACTGGCTAGAGATGTGCCTAAAGCCATATGCATGATAATGTCGTCAGGCATGCCCTGGTGGATAAAAATAGCGGCAAGCATGGGTACGATTATCAGGCCACCACCTACACCTAACAGGCCGGCAAGTACACCTACAACTGAGCCTAATAATAAGTAGAGAGAGGTTTCGATTATCATATTAACGGTGATTTTGAGGCCCCGATCGCAATCTAAAGTTTGTTAATCTGCTCCTGTAGGAGCGATCTTTAGATCGCGATGGGTGTATGAAAATATAGTTTAGAACCAGACCGTTTAATTGTCAGAAGTAGCCTTCTTGGACTGGTGTGAATTATGCGACTTATGTTTGCTATGGTTCCGATTATGGTGTCGGTTTCCCTGCTGATTTCGATTACCAGACCGGTTACCAGGTCTATGGCCGTGTTTATTGTTGCCGCCATATCGTTCAACTTTAGCTCTAGGTTTGAGCTCTACCAGTAGTTCGCTGGATACACCTTCATTTGGAATTGAATGCTTTATGTACTCTTCAATTTCCGGAAGATAATGTGCATAGTCTTCACAGGCAAAACTAATTGCCGTGCCAGACGCACCGGCGCGAGCCGTTCTTCCTATGCGGTGTACATAATCTTCAGCCATTTGAGGTAAGTCGAAGTTGAATACATGGCTTACTTCAGGTATGTGTAAACCACGAGCGGCGACATCGGTTGCAACAAGAATGGTGCTTTCACCGTCCTGGAATTTTTTTAACAGACTCTGACGTTTTTTCTGTGGCACATCACCGGATAGAATGGCTGGTGGCATATCATTGCCTGTTAGCCAGGCATTAATGTTTTCAGCAACTCGTTTGGTATTAACAAAAACGATGCTGCGTGTAGGTTGTTCTTTTAGTATCAGACCAATTAAAAGACGAATTTTCTCATCGTTTGCGGGGTAATAAACCCGTTCTTCTATTTTATCGGCGGTACGGTTTTCAGATTTTATCTTAATGTGCTTTGGCGCGTTCATCAGGTCGTAAGCCAGTTCCTGTACCCGGAAAGACAGGGTTGCAGAAAATAACATGCTCAGACGATGCTGGGGCTCGGGGCAGCGACGAATTAAATAACGGATATCGTTTATAAAGCCCAGGTCAAACATGCGATCAGCTTCATCTAAAACAAGCGATTGCACCATTTTCAGGTTATATACGTGTTTTTTGAAAAAATCGATCAGACGACCCGGTGTGCCAATAAGAATATCAACGCCATCCGTAATGGACTGCTGTTGTTTTTCATAATCTGTGCCACCGTATATTAAAGCCAGTTTAAGACCGGTATTTTTTCCAATTAATAACGCATCTTTGTGAATCTGAATAGCCAGTTCACGGGTTGGTGCAAGTATTAATGCACGGGGCTGGTTTGGCTTGCGATGTTCAGGAGGTTGTTCTGTTAAGAGTTTATTGTAAACAGCAACCAGAAAGGCAATGGTTTTACCTGTTCCGGTTTGTGCTTCGCCTGCAACATCCTCGCCACCCAGTGATATTGGAAGGCTATCGGCCTGAATAGGGGTGCATTGTTGAAATCCGGCCTGATTCAATCCTTGCAGAAGTGAGTCAGGTAATTTATATTGATCAAATCTTTGATCAGTTAAGTGTGTGCTCATTGCCTTAGCATATAGTATGCAGCCGGACTGTACAAATCTGTAAAATTAGCTAATATGGTTTTTACCGAAAACATATAATAAACAACCCATCTATATAGTGACTCTGCTTGGTTAATAATAATTCAAGAAATACTATAGATATGGAGAATCCTAACCCGGAGGTTAAACACTGTGAGTGAGATCGTTCATGTATCTGATGACAGTTTTGAAAGTGATGTATTAAATTCTGATGTGCCAGTATTGGTTGATTACTGGGCTGAATGGTGTGGGCCATGCAAGATGATTGCCCCCATACTTGAAGAAATAGCCGGTGATTATGATGGTAAAGTGAAAATCACAAAATTAAATATAGACGAGAACCCGGGAACACCGCCTAAATTTGGTATTCGTGGTATCCCTACACTGATGTTATTTAAAAATGGTGAGGTTGAAGCGACTAAAGTGGGTGCTTTATCAAAATCACAATTAACTGCATTTTTAGATAGTAATATCTAATGGTTGTTCAGAGATCCGGGGCGTTTACTTAAATGTAGACGTTCCGGATTTTGTGTGGTAAAGTTCGCA from endosymbiont of Galathealinum brachiosum includes the following:
- a CDS encoding ATP-dependent RNA helicase RhlB → MSTHLTDQRFDQYKLPDSLLQGLNQAGFQQCTPIQADSLPISLGGEDVAGEAQTGTGKTIAFLVAVYNKLLTEQPPEHRKPNQPRALILAPTRELAIQIHKDALLIGKNTGLKLALIYGGTDYEKQQQSITDGVDILIGTPGRLIDFFKKHVYNLKMVQSLVLDEADRMFDLGFINDIRYLIRRCPEPQHRLSMLFSATLSFRVQELAYDLMNAPKHIKIKSENRTADKIEERVYYPANDEKIRLLIGLILKEQPTRSIVFVNTKRVAENINAWLTGNDMPPAILSGDVPQKKRQSLLKKFQDGESTILVATDVAARGLHIPEVSHVFNFDLPQMAEDYVHRIGRTARAGASGTAISFACEDYAHYLPEIEEYIKHSIPNEGVSSELLVELKPRAKVERYGGNNKHGHRPGNRSGNRNQQGNRHHNRNHSKHKSHNSHQSKKATSDN
- a CDS encoding thiol reductase thioredoxin produces the protein MSEIVHVSDDSFESDVLNSDVPVLVDYWAEWCGPCKMIAPILEEIAGDYDGKVKITKLNIDENPGTPPKFGIRGIPTLMLFKNGEVEATKVGALSKSQLTAFLDSNI